A genomic segment from Spinacia oleracea cultivar Varoflay chromosome 3, BTI_SOV_V1, whole genome shotgun sequence encodes:
- the LOC110794159 gene encoding uncharacterized protein, with translation MGKTQMHIQATYICKINWGGESETRQKQKPRPNDSHDQTQPSFKRSVMVDDHGEDPRYNRNRREIYLDLKGKDILPKPPAIRTPEEKRDKSLWCEFYHECGHTTKNCRELKKALDHLADKGKLNNYLRNNPPPKTKAKEKESSSHDTGDYIGMIAGGLATSKSVSKAKDSLWALEHQVLKVASTSQTSPVMTFGGNTSHPIQESLDDPLVIEMKVANSTVGRVLVDSGSSADIITLKCLEGLKYSKDDLKTISQPLIGFGGQAVHPQGTIKLPVRLGSKNKGRRMLVEFLVVDISLPYNIILGRPLLNKIKAAISVYQLLMQFELEDGTVGKIFGDQQVGRRCYVNSLKRGTSTPQPLAKKAKPEGTRNS, from the coding sequence ATGGGGAAGACCCAAATGCACATTCAAGCCACATATATTTGTAAGATCAATTGGGGTGGTGAGAGTGAAACAAGgcaaaaacaaaagccaagaccAAACGACAGCCACGATCAAACTCAGCCCTCCTTCAAAAGGTCAGTTATGGTTGATGACCATGGTGAGGATCCGAGGTACAACCGCAATAGGAGGGAGATTTACCTTGATCTCAAAGGAAAAGACATCCTCCCTAAGCCACCTGCAATCCGTACGCCCGAAGAGAAGCGAGACAAGTCACTTTGGTGTGAGTTTTACCACGAGTGCGGGCACACCACAAAGAACTGTAGGGAGCTGAAAAAGGCACTGGATCACTTGGCTGACAAGGGCAAGCTGAATAATTATTTAAGGAATAATCCTCCCCCAAAAACAAAAGCCAAAGAAAAGGAGTCCTCTAGTCATGATACGGGAGACTACATTGGAATGATAGCCGGAGGCTTGGCAACAAGCAAGTCTGTAAGCAAGGCGAAGGATAGCTTATGGGCACTTGAACATCAAGTCCTAAAAGTGGCATCGACTTCTCAAACATCCCCGGTGATGACTTTTGGTGGGAATACTAGCCACCCAATTCAAGAGTCCCTTGACGATCCCCTGGTCATCGAGATGAAAGTCGCTAACTCAACGGTAGGGCGAGTGTTAGTGGATAGTGGATCATCCGCCGACATCATTACTCTAAAGTGTCTAGAAGGGCTCAAGTATTCCAAAGATGATTTAAAAACCATCTCCCAACCACTCATTGGGTTCGGAGGTCAAGCCGTCCATCCCCAAGGCACTATCAAGCTACCCGTCAGGCTGGGTTCCAAGAATAAAGGAAGGCGAATGCTAGTAGAATTTCTTGTCGTTGATATCTCCTTACCATACAACATCATCTTAGGTCGGCCTCTActaaacaaaataaaagccgCAATCTCTGTGTACCAACTTCTCATGCAGTTTGAGTTGGAAGATGGCACCGTGGGAAAAATCTTTGGGGATCAACAAGTGGGCAGGCGATGCTATGTTAACAGCCTCAAGAGAGGGACAAGTACCCCCCAGCCACtggccaagaaagccaagccgGAAGGGACTCGAAACTCCTGA
- the LOC130470511 gene encoding uncharacterized protein codes for MRHIIGFRWVCDFVNFPCSVAVFRDLHDLVLNHASKGDGYGWWTIVNKKSRKRGDPNYITAYPYLSSDHNWKTEWLLVRVPTDPKHPNFYRPPKWFVAPDPDMRGVAAPDRNHRHYVDLLQWFLAQEDNHRLPSSWLPNLNYILREDILAVAGLSRIFDREYGFSRIDPKKLGISLDLKTIHDPAPEYKFGKDNPRNPRLKDYVLSPSGVARISEVRADPWDSASSVEAVPVKVVLPELKKTSDPVSVHL; via the exons atgaggcacataatcggatttagatgggtgtgtgacTTCGTCAATTTCCCCTGCTCTGTCGCTGTCTTTCGGGATCTTCACGATCTGGTtctcaaccatgcttccaagggtgatgggtatggttggtggaccattgtcAACAAGAAGTCCCGAAAAAGGGGGGATCCGAACTACATCACGGCGTACCCCTACCTTAGCTCTGACCACAATTGGAAAACGGAGTGGTTGCTTGTCCgtgtgccgacggatccgaagcatcccaacttttatcgtcctccgaagtggttcgtggctcctgatcctgatatgagggGTGTGGCAGCTCCAGATCGGAACCATCGCCACTATGTGGacctcctccagtggttcttggctcaagaggataaccatcgactgccgtctagctggcttccgaatctcaattacattttgagggaggacattcttgctgttgccggtctcagcaggatctttgacaggg agtacggctttagccgcattgatcctaagaagttgggcatttctttggatttgaagactattcacgacccggctcccgagtacaagttcggaaaagataaccctcgtaatcctcgtctgaaggattacgtgttgtctccttcaggggttgctcggatatccgaagttcgagctgatccgtgggattccgcCTCCTCTGTTGAAGCTGTTCCTGTGAAGGTTGTGCTTCCTGAGTTGAAGAAAACTTCGGACCCGGTGAGTGTTCATTTATAG